The following proteins are co-located in the Nitrospira sp. genome:
- a CDS encoding PepSY domain-containing protein: MIVSQLQPVRVPSNTSRPQTSAPPAVAALPQPARKVWRKVWLNLHLYIGLLGGALFVLTSLTGSLLVFYKTIDEWVNPEQLIRTAGSDQSLSDIVAGARTVHPDWSPPDTLIFPLHERDTFHAWFKDPAATPPEERWHVVAVDPSTARPLSDRQWGNFFVSFIYELHQELLLGKPGEIFVGIMAVFLLVSIGTGLYLWWPAPGKLRRALSFQSGGSPIRRHYDVHKLTGLAGALLLTLLALTGFYLEFPDAVTSVVRWFSPVRDTLPELQPQSEPQAAVSRIQPEQAIAIARTAFPDAKPMWIGLPQHERDSYSVGLRQPGEVRQTGGQTEVWIDQYSGAVRRVQDWREFTGGEMFLAWLFPLHNGEAFGLTGRWLVCVTGFMPLILYVTALRMWWLKRTARLRQRSR; this comes from the coding sequence ATGATCGTCAGCCAGCTCCAACCCGTGCGCGTGCCTTCGAACACGTCCCGTCCGCAGACTTCCGCGCCCCCAGCGGTCGCGGCCTTGCCCCAGCCTGCCCGTAAGGTCTGGCGAAAGGTATGGCTAAACCTGCACCTCTATATCGGCCTGTTGGGCGGCGCGCTCTTCGTGCTGACGAGCCTCACCGGCAGCCTGTTGGTGTTCTACAAGACGATCGACGAATGGGTGAACCCGGAGCAATTGATCCGGACAGCCGGCAGCGATCAATCCCTGAGCGACATCGTAGCGGGCGCCCGGACCGTGCATCCGGATTGGTCTCCCCCTGACACTCTCATCTTTCCGCTCCACGAGCGTGACACGTTCCATGCCTGGTTCAAGGATCCTGCTGCCACTCCTCCCGAAGAGCGCTGGCACGTCGTCGCCGTCGACCCGTCCACCGCCCGTCCTCTGAGCGATCGGCAGTGGGGCAATTTTTTCGTCTCATTCATTTACGAATTGCACCAGGAGCTCTTGCTCGGGAAACCAGGCGAGATCTTTGTCGGGATCATGGCCGTTTTTCTCCTCGTTTCGATCGGGACCGGGCTGTATCTCTGGTGGCCCGCCCCGGGCAAACTGCGCCGTGCCCTGTCGTTTCAATCCGGCGGCAGTCCCATCAGGAGACACTACGACGTGCACAAACTCACCGGCCTGGCCGGCGCCCTCCTGCTAACCCTGCTCGCCTTGACCGGGTTCTATTTGGAGTTCCCCGACGCCGTCACCTCGGTCGTGCGCTGGTTCTCACCTGTGCGGGACACCTTGCCCGAACTGCAGCCACAGTCCGAACCGCAGGCCGCCGTATCCAGGATCCAGCCCGAGCAGGCCATCGCAATCGCCCGCACCGCCTTCCCTGACGCCAAGCCGATGTGGATCGGCTTACCGCAACATGAGCGGGACAGTTATTCCGTGGGGCTTCGTCAACCGGGAGAAGTCCGACAGACGGGGGGGCAAACCGAGGTGTGGATCGATCAGTACAGCGGGGCGGTGCGACGGGTCCAGGATTGGCGAGAGTTCACCGGTGGGGAAATGTTTCTCGCCTGGCTCTTCCCGCTTCACAACGGCGAAGCGTTCGGCCTGACCGGACGCTGGCTCGTGTGCGTCACAGGCTTCATGCCGTTGATCCTGTACGTGACGGCGTTACGTATGTGGTGGCTGAAGAGAACCGCACGATTGCGGCAGCGAAGCAGATAA
- a CDS encoding TonB-dependent receptor — protein sequence MMHLSWQVVVTLSVSAVLVHTAGNLAEARSERLTTPNNSPLLLAQATGAAETSDTVDFNIPPQALGSALTAFGDQANYRLLLPSDLAEGRSTSGVSGRHTPEEALALMLAGTGLSYRMTEARTMTLEPVAVTPMPPAPLSQDPVPTNLNIQAKAAPKPVKVPEIVVKEVEDRGYAVDESSSATRIPAPIHDTPRSVEVVTRQVLDDQKVIRFSEALRNVSGVSQSSTQGGQGGTFMIRGFASDLNVFKNGFRDDSTFSARAQRDIINIESVEVVKGPPSYLYGRSDPGGVINQVTKAPLRNPYYSAEMIVGSYGLYRPTIDIGGPLNESKTLTYRFNGMYESAESYRDGVKTERIFLAPTFGWEMSSRTTLRFEAEYMYDRAPIDRGLVAIGNGVAPIPVSRFLGDPSRKLETHHGKATITLWHDISSMFRWRTAFRTAVTSGRYSSLESNFLVGAESDGILNLARYEIPTTVQSHYLQNELHGNFTTGSIKHKTIIGIELGRENSSATASGDFGGDTSTPGAFSYINIFNTNDRLFLNPALTKFSDASQQNNILGAYFGDQVDLLDNLHVHFGGRFDLFDQTITNHPDDFTATSSQNNKTDSAFSPSVGVAYQPWKPITLFANYTESFAPQSAGSRSINGNLFNPERGKSYEGGIKYQAFGGRLRSTVALFDTRKKNVLTADPLNGFFFSVATGEQRSKGVEFDLAGQILPGWDIIANYAYIDARVTKDLLFAEGSRAPNSALHQGSVWTTYFFQEGVVQGFGAGIGMYAQGKRNGIFQCQDPANCQAPFEMAGYVRMDAALYYRKQEVFNKTNLLAAINFTNVLDHRYFSGAQNFREIVYTGAPFTAIGSLKFEFH from the coding sequence ATGATGCATCTCTCATGGCAAGTCGTCGTCACACTCTCCGTATCGGCCGTGCTGGTGCATACGGCCGGAAACCTGGCTGAAGCGCGAAGCGAGCGTCTCACCACGCCGAACAACAGTCCACTTCTCCTTGCGCAGGCCACAGGGGCTGCTGAAACATCAGACACGGTGGACTTCAATATTCCACCGCAGGCCTTGGGGTCCGCCCTCACCGCGTTTGGCGATCAAGCCAACTATCGTCTCTTGCTGCCATCCGACCTGGCTGAAGGAAGGAGCACCAGCGGCGTCAGCGGTCGTCATACTCCGGAGGAGGCCTTGGCGCTGATGCTCGCCGGAACCGGCCTTAGCTATCGAATGACCGAGGCCCGAACGATGACGTTGGAACCAGTGGCGGTCACGCCGATGCCTCCAGCCCCCCTGAGCCAAGACCCAGTACCTACCAATCTCAACATCCAAGCGAAGGCCGCACCCAAGCCGGTGAAGGTGCCGGAAATCGTCGTGAAGGAAGTCGAAGATCGCGGGTATGCCGTCGACGAATCCTCTTCGGCCACGCGTATTCCCGCTCCGATCCATGACACACCACGCTCCGTGGAGGTCGTGACCCGACAGGTGCTGGACGATCAAAAAGTGATTCGTTTCAGTGAAGCCCTCCGGAACGTCAGCGGCGTCTCGCAGTCCAGCACGCAAGGCGGACAAGGCGGTACCTTCATGATTCGGGGCTTCGCCTCCGATCTGAACGTCTTCAAAAACGGCTTCCGGGACGACAGTACATTCAGTGCCCGTGCGCAACGCGACATCATCAACATCGAGAGCGTCGAAGTCGTGAAAGGTCCGCCGTCCTACCTGTACGGCCGCTCTGATCCCGGCGGAGTCATCAACCAGGTCACAAAGGCTCCGTTGAGAAATCCCTACTATTCCGCAGAGATGATCGTCGGCAGTTACGGACTGTATCGCCCCACGATCGACATCGGCGGTCCCCTGAACGAGAGCAAGACGCTCACCTACCGGTTCAACGGCATGTATGAATCGGCGGAGAGTTATCGAGATGGCGTGAAGACCGAACGTATCTTCCTCGCCCCGACCTTCGGGTGGGAAATGAGTTCACGGACGACTCTGCGGTTCGAAGCCGAATACATGTACGACCGAGCGCCCATCGATCGAGGGCTCGTCGCCATCGGCAACGGGGTCGCTCCGATTCCGGTCTCGCGCTTCCTGGGCGATCCCTCCCGCAAGCTGGAGACCCATCATGGGAAGGCGACTATCACTCTGTGGCATGACATCAGCAGTATGTTCCGGTGGCGAACCGCGTTCAGAACCGCCGTCACCAGCGGCCGCTATTCAAGCCTTGAATCCAACTTCCTGGTTGGAGCCGAGAGCGACGGCATCTTGAATTTGGCGAGGTATGAGATTCCGACGACGGTCCAGAGCCACTACTTGCAAAATGAACTCCATGGCAACTTCACGACCGGCTCGATCAAACATAAAACGATCATCGGAATCGAACTCGGCCGAGAGAACTCATCGGCTACGGCCTCGGGAGATTTCGGCGGCGACACGAGCACGCCGGGCGCGTTCAGCTATATCAACATATTCAATACCAACGACCGGTTATTCTTGAATCCGGCCCTCACCAAATTCAGTGACGCCAGCCAACAGAACAACATCCTGGGTGCGTACTTCGGCGACCAAGTGGACCTGCTGGATAACCTGCATGTGCACTTCGGCGGACGGTTCGACCTCTTCGATCAAACCATCACAAATCATCCCGACGATTTTACCGCCACCAGCAGCCAAAACAACAAAACCGATTCAGCCTTCAGTCCCTCAGTCGGTGTGGCCTATCAACCCTGGAAGCCGATTACCCTCTTTGCCAACTATACGGAGTCTTTCGCGCCGCAAAGCGCAGGTTCCAGGAGCATCAACGGCAACCTGTTCAACCCGGAACGCGGCAAGTCCTATGAGGGCGGCATCAAATATCAGGCGTTCGGAGGACGGTTACGTTCGACGGTCGCGCTCTTCGATACCAGGAAGAAGAATGTGCTCACGGCCGATCCGCTCAACGGCTTTTTCTTCTCCGTTGCGACGGGAGAACAACGCAGCAAAGGCGTGGAGTTCGACCTCGCGGGCCAGATCCTGCCCGGATGGGACATCATTGCAAACTATGCCTACATCGACGCGCGTGTGACCAAGGATCTCCTGTTCGCCGAGGGAAGTCGGGCGCCGAACAGCGCCTTGCACCAGGGAAGTGTGTGGACGACCTATTTTTTCCAGGAAGGTGTCGTGCAGGGTTTCGGCGCCGGTATCGGGATGTACGCACAGGGAAAGCGAAACGGCATTTTCCAGTGTCAGGATCCCGCCAATTGCCAAGCACCATTCGAGATGGCCGGGTATGTCCGCATGGACGCCGCGCTCTACTATCGGAAGCAGGAAGTCTTCAACAAGACCAACCTGTTGGCAGCCATCAATTTCACCAACGTGCTCGACCATCGCTATTTCAGCGGTGCGCAAAACTTCCGCGAGATCGTGTACACGGGCGCGCCGTTTACAGCCATCGGATCCCTCAAGTTCGAGTTTCACTGA
- a CDS encoding FecR family protein: MPDSTPPDSSSPLVDEALAWLVRIHSGQASEEERRACTAWRMQSSAHHLAYAEAEKLWRDIGLVPNDDCAGSADLTASMPHGTLPRARRAMKWGLAACVVLAAGWLSWGIVQERLDLASADFRTAVGEQRHVRLEDGSRIHLNTDTAVAIAFTPQQRTIRLLTGEASFTVTPETVRPFTVQSGDVSTRALGTSFLVQRHQDAVTVTVTEHAVQVSATDGRQVPATVVRQSEQISYSAEAGLGLAHAVDANAIAAWQRGKMIFEAQPLAAVVEELNRYRAGRIMILNPALRSLNVTGVFDIGDPDAALRMIEQTLRIHDTTLTPYLVLLH, from the coding sequence ATGCCTGACTCGACACCTCCAGATTCCTCCTCTCCACTGGTCGACGAAGCCCTCGCTTGGTTGGTGCGCATCCACTCCGGTCAGGCCTCCGAGGAAGAGCGCCGAGCCTGCACTGCCTGGCGGATGCAAAGTTCCGCCCACCACCTTGCCTACGCAGAAGCAGAAAAGCTCTGGCGGGATATCGGCTTGGTGCCGAATGACGATTGCGCCGGTTCGGCCGACCTGACGGCATCGATGCCGCACGGCACGCTCCCGCGTGCACGACGCGCGATGAAGTGGGGACTGGCCGCTTGTGTTGTACTCGCCGCCGGTTGGCTCTCGTGGGGAATCGTTCAAGAACGACTTGACCTTGCATCGGCCGATTTCCGCACAGCGGTGGGGGAACAACGACACGTCAGGCTTGAGGACGGGAGTCGTATCCATCTCAACACCGATACCGCGGTGGCCATCGCCTTCACTCCGCAGCAGCGAACGATCCGACTGCTCACCGGAGAAGCCAGTTTCACCGTCACTCCCGAGACAGTACGGCCGTTCACGGTCCAGAGCGGAGATGTGAGCACCCGCGCGCTCGGAACGAGCTTTCTGGTTCAGCGCCACCAAGATGCCGTCACCGTGACCGTTACGGAGCATGCCGTTCAGGTATCGGCAACTGACGGCCGCCAGGTCCCCGCAACGGTGGTCCGGCAAAGCGAGCAGATCTCCTACAGTGCCGAGGCCGGACTGGGTCTGGCCCACGCCGTCGACGCCAATGCCATCGCAGCCTGGCAACGTGGGAAAATGATCTTCGAAGCCCAGCCGCTGGCCGCAGTCGTCGAAGAGCTCAACCGATACCGAGCCGGGCGCATTATGATTCTGAACCCGGCGCTTCGCTCACTGAACGTGACAGGTGTGTTCGACATTGGCGACCCGGATGCCGCGCTCCGAATGATTGAACAGACGTTGCGAATTCACGACACCACCCTGACGCCCTACCTCGTCCTCTTGCACTAA
- a CDS encoding sigma-70 family RNA polymerase sigma factor has translation MQNEQTLPCLRAFEEHHNDLLRFFTHKLGCRDLAADCTQDTYMHLVRMRPSIDVQNPRAFLFRVAANLAVDNLRKLRTRRGALSIEPPPEETASPAPSAEATLDAKQRVAQLEVAMRELSPKCRRALLLNRLEGKTHREIADSLKVSESMVAKYIVQALRHCRARLHPEESTR, from the coding sequence ATGCAGAATGAACAGACACTTCCCTGTCTCAGGGCCTTCGAGGAACATCACAACGATCTCTTGAGGTTCTTCACCCACAAGCTCGGCTGCCGTGATCTCGCCGCCGATTGCACTCAGGATACCTACATGCACCTCGTGCGCATGAGGCCTTCAATCGATGTGCAAAACCCGCGAGCCTTCCTGTTTAGGGTCGCGGCCAATCTCGCGGTAGACAATCTGCGAAAACTTCGCACCCGTCGGGGGGCGCTCAGCATCGAACCACCTCCTGAAGAAACAGCCAGTCCGGCCCCGTCGGCCGAGGCTACCTTGGACGCCAAGCAGCGGGTCGCCCAATTGGAAGTCGCCATGCGCGAACTGTCGCCCAAATGCCGGCGGGCCTTGCTGCTCAACAGGTTGGAAGGGAAAACACACCGAGAAATCGCCGACAGTCTGAAGGTGTCCGAGAGTATGGTCGCGAAATATATCGTCCAAGCCTTGCGGCACTGCCGCGCCCGCTTGCATCCGGAGGAATCCACCAGATAA
- a CDS encoding TonB family protein, giving the protein MNDKRESLARMGGWLVSLTLHGLSLGTALVLAAEFSILPEPRPFRWDVTMVSAPALQPVAADLPTPFSASFVYPSVMPRDRSPRQVRSRPNAANTEAARPLEARSGVVSPAQNGFVRPQATENPSLAIDSASPVLHTPSTDLTSDESMHKASQTTPVDLPITTTEPSEVPPPTVDAAEVSLTTSMPSIPESIRLVNRPTPRSREATVSRVLHADYGWLAEMLFAKVEQSKRYPTFAKSRRWQGNVMLQAVIHEDGSISDITIVTPSGHSILDLDAIALLEQASPIQLKYPLGQSHVVVHIPIGYRLE; this is encoded by the coding sequence ATGAACGACAAACGCGAGTCTCTGGCGCGAATGGGAGGATGGCTGGTTTCGCTGACCCTGCATGGCCTGAGTCTCGGGACCGCGTTGGTCCTCGCGGCTGAATTCTCCATTCTCCCGGAGCCGCGCCCCTTCCGCTGGGACGTTACAATGGTGAGCGCGCCTGCGTTACAACCTGTCGCAGCGGACTTACCCACCCCCTTTTCCGCATCGTTCGTCTACCCTTCCGTCATGCCGAGGGACAGGTCTCCACGGCAGGTCCGGTCCCGTCCGAACGCCGCCAATACCGAAGCGGCTCGCCCGCTGGAGGCTCGTTCCGGAGTCGTCTCACCTGCGCAAAATGGATTCGTCCGCCCACAAGCTACCGAGAACCCCTCCCTGGCCATCGACAGTGCCTCGCCTGTCCTTCATACCCCATCAACGGACCTCACGTCCGACGAATCAATGCACAAGGCGTCTCAAACCACACCTGTAGATCTTCCAATCACCACCACGGAGCCGTCCGAAGTACCGCCCCCGACCGTCGATGCAGCCGAAGTATCCCTCACGACCTCCATGCCTTCCATTCCTGAATCGATCCGACTCGTCAATCGTCCGACGCCTCGCTCCCGCGAGGCCACCGTCTCACGGGTGCTCCATGCCGATTACGGATGGCTCGCCGAAATGTTGTTCGCAAAGGTCGAACAGAGCAAACGCTACCCGACATTCGCCAAAAGCCGTCGCTGGCAGGGCAATGTCATGCTTCAAGCCGTGATCCATGAAGACGGCAGCATCAGCGACATTACGATCGTCACGCCATCGGGCCACTCAATTCTCGATCTCGACGCGATCGCCCTGCTCGAACAAGCGTCTCCAATCCAGTTGAAGTATCCACTCGGTCAATCCCATGTTGTCGTCCACATCCCCATCGGCTACCGCCTGGAATAG
- a CDS encoding helix-turn-helix transcriptional regulator → MHQDRRARTIDTSIIGIVSSGNQPLSIKASRQQSLTDSLRTKPQPFWPTPQITPLNSVTPAARLSALLSKHSGNRLTLKELSTLLGYSEKYTSEIFRKYMGLSFSEYLKQLHLDKATTLLKDQNLTIAQIAESVGFSDAFAFSHFFKRAIGCSPSEFRKQQTPEAGLR, encoded by the coding sequence ATGCACCAAGACCGCCGGGCACGAACTATCGATACATCCATCATCGGGATCGTCTCATCCGGAAACCAGCCGCTTTCGATCAAAGCATCGCGGCAACAGTCATTGACTGACAGCCTGAGGACCAAGCCACAACCTTTCTGGCCGACGCCGCAGATCACGCCGCTCAATTCCGTTACCCCGGCGGCACGCTTGTCGGCCCTGCTATCCAAGCACAGCGGGAATCGCCTGACGTTGAAGGAACTCTCCACTCTCCTGGGGTACTCGGAGAAATACACCTCCGAGATCTTTCGCAAATATATGGGGCTCTCCTTTTCCGAATACCTCAAGCAACTGCATCTCGACAAAGCAACGACACTCCTCAAGGACCAGAATCTCACGATTGCCCAGATTGCGGAATCGGTGGGATTCAGCGACGCGTTCGCGTTCAGCCACTTCTTCAAACGAGCCATCGGATGTTCGCCGAGCGAATTTCGAAAACAACAGACGCCGGAAGCAGGTTTGAGATGA
- a CDS encoding zinc transporter ZupT yields MLDLIGLGILAGVVPVYLGIAAALVLRRALPRTWEAGLIGLATGVLTYLFFDLMHEAVELMGVRDPFSWLLFLGSLFLSFVGLVQLEQHQFLKGRHAGQALTLPFVIAAGMGLHNLGEGLAIGTSYAGGEWALSGLLVAGFALHNGTEGFGIVGAAGQSPIAPRKALLLGLTGGAPTCVGTVLSGLTVSPYLSLVWYALAAGSLLYVVFALVAMTYTSSRKLYMAYGVWTGIALMAITAMFLTLVGGHRS; encoded by the coding sequence ATGCTCGACCTGATCGGATTGGGTATTCTCGCAGGAGTCGTTCCGGTTTACCTGGGCATTGCGGCGGCCTTGGTGCTTCGTCGTGCCCTGCCCCGGACGTGGGAAGCCGGCCTGATCGGACTCGCCACCGGGGTACTGACCTATCTTTTCTTCGACTTGATGCACGAAGCGGTGGAATTGATGGGAGTGCGCGATCCCTTCTCGTGGCTGCTATTTCTGGGCAGCCTGTTTCTCAGCTTTGTCGGCCTTGTCCAACTCGAACAACATCAATTCCTAAAGGGCCGGCACGCCGGCCAGGCATTGACACTTCCGTTCGTCATCGCGGCAGGCATGGGTCTTCACAACCTGGGTGAAGGACTGGCGATCGGAACCAGTTACGCCGGCGGAGAATGGGCGTTGAGCGGACTCCTTGTGGCCGGTTTCGCCCTCCACAATGGAACCGAAGGGTTCGGCATCGTCGGGGCGGCCGGACAATCTCCGATCGCTCCACGCAAGGCTCTCCTACTCGGCTTGACCGGTGGCGCGCCTACATGTGTCGGAACGGTCCTAAGTGGACTCACTGTGTCGCCTTACCTCTCTCTCGTCTGGTATGCGTTAGCCGCCGGATCACTGTTGTATGTCGTTTTTGCTTTGGTCGCGATGACCTACACCAGTTCTCGCAAGCTCTACATGGCCTACGGCGTCTGGACAGGTATCGCACTCATGGCGATAACGGCCATGTTTCTGACATTAGTCGGCGGACATCGCTCCTGA